One stretch of Spiroplasma mirum ATCC 29335 DNA includes these proteins:
- a CDS encoding ABC transporter ATP-binding protein: MEKKHHEGTKPDLFGTKHPEQQHKASKIGFFKLISIYYQRYWFRWLCLIIFVMITCGITVAIPKLTNIVMTNLSVGMQSRQSIDDPAMAWSALMYWAIGFATTFVVSGIFLYLQSWVGGSISRKIEIDIRIKVLNKLIDLDMNYYNDKKMGDILTKLISDTQILGDQAYQVPQNFLNAIFTFIGSVVIMFTLDNKVQVFENVPGGGIRPVPNQYINGTQTVAELAGIILGVSFGILILTAFCFTFIRRLIYKQRRVVSNVNGDINDRINAIRLIKSTGTNEYEKQRFHSIHRDYYKVSMQAIRVQSLVIAFVITTLTSMNTIALIVGIIFVNQNKLDPTVMLSITMSINSLIFPIIQIVRLLGNLATASTSATRVNEIFQEVPKINPNVNAAPLPDIKGSIIFKNVNFKYNPDEELILHNFNFEFKQGESYAFVGETGVGKSTISKLLLRYYDPTSGDIYVNNDQNLKDVNLKSYLDHVGYVEQEPQILYGTFYDNIRYGTFDASDEEVEAAAKKAELYNFIKELSEGFNTVLGERGFILSGGQKQRLVIARMFLRNPEILVLDEATSALDNIVEKEIQGELDKLMQGRTTIIIAHRLSTIKNVNQILVLEKGKGIIQTGTFSELKKVEGRFKKLYEAGLMD; encoded by the coding sequence ATGGAGAAAAAACACCATGAAGGAACCAAACCAGATTTGTTCGGAACCAAACATCCTGAACAACAACATAAGGCTTCAAAAATTGGATTTTTTAAATTAATATCAATTTATTACCAACGTTATTGATTTCGTTGGTTATGTTTAATTATTTTTGTCATGATTACTTGTGGAATTACCGTGGCAATTCCGAAGTTAACAAATATTGTAATGACCAACTTGTCAGTGGGAATGCAGAGTCGTCAGTCAATTGACGATCCGGCAATGGCATGATCAGCTTTAATGTACTGAGCAATTGGTTTTGCCACAACATTTGTTGTTTCAGGAATCTTTTTGTATTTACAAAGTTGAGTTGGTGGTTCAATTTCACGAAAAATTGAAATTGACATTCGGATCAAGGTTTTAAATAAACTAATTGATTTAGATATGAATTACTACAATGATAAAAAGATGGGGGATATCTTAACAAAATTAATTTCTGATACCCAAATTTTAGGTGATCAGGCTTACCAAGTGCCCCAAAACTTTTTAAATGCTATTTTCACTTTTATTGGTAGTGTGGTAATTATGTTCACATTAGATAATAAAGTGCAGGTTTTTGAAAATGTACCCGGTGGGGGAATTCGCCCTGTGCCTAATCAATATATCAACGGTACTCAAACTGTTGCTGAATTAGCGGGGATTATTTTAGGGGTTTCATTTGGAATTCTAATTTTAACGGCTTTTTGTTTTACTTTTATCCGTCGCTTAATTTATAAACAACGAAGAGTTGTTTCAAATGTTAATGGGGATATTAATGATCGGATTAACGCCATTCGGTTAATTAAATCAACAGGAACTAATGAATATGAAAAACAACGTTTTCATAGTATTCACCGGGATTATTACAAAGTAAGTATGCAAGCCATTCGGGTGCAATCATTAGTAATTGCCTTTGTAATTACCACATTAACAAGTATGAATACCATTGCCTTAATTGTCGGGATTATATTTGTTAACCAAAACAAACTTGACCCCACAGTTATGTTATCAATTACGATGAGTATTAACTCATTAATTTTTCCAATTATCCAAATTGTTCGGTTATTAGGAAACTTAGCCACTGCTTCAACTTCGGCAACCAGAGTTAATGAAATTTTTCAAGAGGTGCCAAAAATTAATCCGAATGTAAATGCCGCACCACTCCCAGATATTAAAGGAAGTATTATTTTTAAAAATGTCAATTTTAAATATAATCCCGATGAAGAATTAATTTTACATAATTTTAATTTTGAGTTTAAACAAGGCGAATCATATGCTTTTGTTGGGGAAACAGGTGTTGGAAAATCAACAATTTCTAAATTACTACTTCGTTATTATGACCCAACTAGTGGGGATATTTATGTTAACAATGACCAAAATTTAAAAGATGTTAATTTAAAATCATATTTAGACCATGTTGGTTATGTTGAACAAGAACCCCAAATTTTATACGGAACTTTTTATGATAACATTCGTTATGGAACCTTTGATGCTAGTGATGAAGAAGTCGAAGCGGCTGCTAAAAAAGCTGAATTATATAATTTTATTAAAGAACTTTCGGAGGGCTTTAATACCGTTTTAGGAGAACGGGGATTTATTCTTTCGGGTGGGCAAAAACAACGGTTAGTAATTGCGCGGATGTTTTTACGCAACCCTGAAATTCTTGTTTTAGATGAAGCAACAAGTGCTTTAGATAATATTGTGGAGAAAGAAATCCAGGGTGAACTAGACAAGTTAATGCAGGGGCGCACAACAATTATTATTGCTCACCGGTTAAGTACAATTAAAAATGTTAACCAAATTTTAGTTCTTGAAAAAGGAAAAGGAATTATTCAAACGGGAACTTTCAGCGAGCTCAAAAAAGTTGAGGGACGTTTTAAAAAATTATACGAAGCTGGTTTAATGGATTAA
- a CDS encoding MarR family winged helix-turn-helix transcriptional regulator, giving the protein MNDIDNMDWKNPQTWNILRLIAYTNKICRSYVEERLKKAGFDDFQIRNMWLLKLVEHYPHQTLNKLANLANQSRTNITILSKRLTEKGYLDRYHPEDNKKVIYLKPTAKWQKIQPIIMRLMNELSLYIEQVITKERKLLLEQDLATLILSLNSLAREK; this is encoded by the coding sequence GTGAATGATATTGATAATATGGATTGAAAAAATCCCCAAACTTGGAATATTCTGCGCTTAATTGCTTATACCAATAAAATTTGTCGTAGCTATGTTGAAGAACGGTTAAAGAAAGCGGGTTTTGATGATTTCCAAATCCGTAATATGTGGTTATTAAAATTAGTTGAACATTATCCCCACCAAACATTGAATAAACTTGCTAATCTTGCTAACCAGTCTCGCACCAATATTACTATTTTATCAAAGCGCTTAACGGAAAAAGGTTATTTAGATCGTTACCACCCCGAAGATAATAAAAAAGTTATTTATTTAAAACCAACTGCCAAATGACAAAAAATTCAACCAATTATTATGAGACTGATGAATGAATTATCACTTTATATCGAACAAGTAATTACCAAAGAACGAAAACTTTTATTGGAACAAGATTTAGCCACATTGATATTAAGTCTAAACAGTTTAGCCCGTGAAAAATAA
- a CDS encoding lipoprotein, translating into MKKLLAILGVVGLTATGASSVVACSNHAKTEEPSVC; encoded by the coding sequence ATGAAAAAATTATTAGCGATTTTAGGAGTGGTTGGATTAACAGCAACCGGGGCATCATCAGTTGTTGCTTGTAGTAATCATGCCAAAACTGAAGAACCATCTGTTTGTTAA
- a CDS encoding hemolysin family protein — protein sequence MLNSSTALFVLLPLMIILLIFSSFFSASETAITSINVIRLKQLAKGKRTKVRSKNREIKSAKRVYKFIKDYDRTLATILMANTLINTTLATIGALFFATFIRSEATATWVATAVIGVVVLIFGEIVPKIIAKRSPEKFSIFASYILWVWKIVLYPFTWLLVLKKEKPGQVSTTENELLELISTIESEGVLEKNEKQLIESAITFDEKNVGDVMRDKEKVKAVFNDTNWRDLQKIYKEERFTRMPIISRTDGSVEGILNIKDVLIAIIDKKEVNIKKLASEPIYISKHLKLDDALELLQQEQVHMAIVTPNRESKTFIGVVTMEDIIEELVGEIYDEDDETGQVKEIGHHMYWMHGNTPIKKVFKKYLQLNVPPKGEGKTLYQWYVAQTGYEFIPNADLPEDFVYHNFAFRINREKTKKLKTKSNNVKLKSVIFEIEILTNSNSKDQF from the coding sequence ATGTTAAATTCCTCGACCGCGTTATTTGTTTTATTGCCCTTAATGATTATTTTATTAATATTTTCTTCTTTTTTTTCAGCTTCGGAAACGGCGATTACTTCAATTAATGTTATTCGGCTAAAACAATTAGCAAAGGGAAAACGAACCAAAGTTCGGAGTAAAAACCGGGAAATTAAAAGTGCCAAACGTGTTTATAAATTTATTAAGGATTATGATCGTACTTTAGCAACAATTTTAATGGCAAATACTTTGATTAATACCACCTTAGCAACCATTGGTGCCTTATTTTTTGCAACTTTTATTCGTAGTGAAGCCACCGCCACTTGAGTAGCAACAGCAGTAATTGGAGTTGTTGTTTTAATCTTTGGGGAAATTGTGCCCAAAATTATTGCCAAGCGCAGTCCCGAAAAATTTTCAATTTTTGCTTCTTATATCTTATGAGTTTGAAAAATTGTGTTATATCCGTTTACATGGTTACTAGTCTTAAAAAAAGAAAAACCGGGCCAAGTATCAACAACTGAAAATGAATTGTTAGAATTAATTTCAACAATTGAATCCGAAGGGGTGCTTGAAAAAAACGAAAAGCAGTTAATTGAATCAGCAATTACTTTTGATGAAAAAAATGTTGGGGATGTTATGCGGGATAAAGAAAAAGTAAAAGCAGTTTTTAATGATACCAACTGACGAGACTTACAAAAAATTTATAAAGAAGAACGTTTCACCAGAATGCCAATTATTTCGCGAACTGATGGTAGTGTAGAAGGAATTTTAAATATTAAGGATGTGTTAATTGCTATTATTGATAAAAAAGAAGTTAACATTAAGAAATTAGCTAGTGAACCAATTTATATTTCTAAGCATTTAAAATTAGATGATGCTTTAGAATTATTACAACAAGAACAAGTTCATATGGCAATTGTTACTCCCAATCGTGAAAGTAAAACTTTTATCGGCGTTGTTACCATGGAAGACATCATTGAAGAATTAGTTGGTGAAATTTATGATGAGGATGATGAAACTGGTCAGGTTAAAGAAATTGGCCATCATATGTATTGGATGCACGGAAACACCCCAATTAAAAAAGTTTTTAAAAAATATTTACAATTAAATGTTCCCCCCAAAGGGGAGGGTAAAACCTTATATCAATGGTATGTCGCCCAAACTGGTTATGAATTTATCCCAAACGCTGATCTACCCGAAGATTTTGTCTACCATAATTTTGCTTTTCGAATTAACCGTGAAAAAACAAAAAAATTAAAAACGAAAAGTAATAATGTCAAATTAAAATCTGTTATTTTTGAAATTGAAATTTTAACTAATAGCAATTCAAAAGACCAGTTTTAG
- a CDS encoding DeoR/GlpR family DNA-binding transcription regulator: protein MHRVERKNLLLSYLCKNSFHEMNHVLDFVNDYEISSTTARRDLKELEKEGIISMSYGGIHFLGLSNKACSIDLMHRNRNYDLKMIIANKANELIQPNDVLFVGSGSTCELFVSQITKPVKIVTNSLRILQLAKDNPNVHYHVLFGGKLRDKSQSFYGSFCEESLSLIQFAKVIISAGNVDEEGYVYKSNEEEGRVELAALARVQTKILLVDSTKFNSVGFFKFTSLPTFTNIVTDKPEVFQTIASPPNVI, encoded by the coding sequence ATGCACCGTGTTGAGAGAAAAAACTTATTATTATCTTACCTATGTAAAAATAGTTTTCATGAGATGAACCATGTGTTAGATTTTGTGAATGACTATGAAATTTCATCAACAACTGCTCGCCGCGATTTAAAAGAGTTAGAAAAAGAAGGAATTATTAGTATGTCGTACGGGGGGATTCACTTTTTAGGATTAAGTAACAAAGCTTGTAGCATTGACTTAATGCACCGGAACCGTAACTATGACTTAAAGATGATTATTGCTAACAAAGCCAATGAATTAATACAACCAAATGATGTGTTATTTGTGGGAAGCGGATCAACTTGTGAATTATTTGTAAGCCAAATTACCAAACCAGTTAAAATTGTTACTAATTCACTACGAATTTTGCAATTAGCCAAAGACAACCCTAATGTTCATTACCACGTTTTATTTGGTGGGAAGTTACGAGATAAATCCCAATCTTTTTATGGATCATTTTGTGAAGAAAGCTTATCGTTAATTCAGTTTGCAAAAGTAATTATTAGTGCTGGCAATGTTGATGAGGAAGGTTATGTTTATAAAAGCAACGAAGAAGAGGGCCGTGTTGAACTAGCAGCGCTTGCTCGGGTTCAAACCAAAATCTTACTAGTTGATTCTACAAAATTTAATTCAGTTGGCTTCTTTAAATTTACATCATTACCAACTTTTACAAATATTGTTACTGATAAACCAGAAGTTTTTCAAACAATCGCTAGTCCACCCAATGTAATATAG
- the uvrC gene encoding excinuclease ABC subunit UvrC has protein sequence MANNLSLREQVSKLPDKPGCYIYYNIYNQVLYVGKAKNLKIRVSSYFNKVYNYKTTRLVNEIDHFETIITNTEKEALILEHNLIKQYKPKYNILLSDDKHYPYIVITKERDPQYLYVRNISKKYACSYGPFPEGSHAREIIKILERLYPLRRCKGNLGKPCLYYHINQCSGACFKKVPREYYEEMIQHVDEFFKGNTRQIKALLTKKMHQTASNLQFEEANKIKLLIHRLDWTISDQNVDFLNKSQNVDIVGLFQTPEMLVITVLFYRLGKLSYKDSDYFMLTKDDDPQEIIRLYLQNIYQKNILPKKIIIDPRVDLTELALLYPKIFKHPKNTNDRHVMKLAIANSQESYLQYQKYHHHRGSKEDLLLELKNLLKLPEIPYLIEMFDIANINDEFVTGGVITYKNGLPSRNDYRKYNIEISYQDDYHRITNLVFRRYQHAKAEKRALPNLIIMDGGIQQVNACLKQLDILDLQIPVIGLVKNEHHRTDHLLNLDKKAINLDKSSKLFHFLTKMQDDVHNFTIRNFRTRQTKALITSVLDQVPGLGQTKICQLNQSFGSLNEIKAATDEQLYNILKNKTTVENLKKFLASFDK, from the coding sequence ATGGCAAACAATTTATCACTGCGTGAACAAGTAAGCAAATTACCAGACAAGCCAGGCTGTTATATTTATTACAATATTTATAATCAGGTGTTATATGTTGGGAAAGCAAAAAATTTAAAAATTCGGGTTTCATCTTATTTTAATAAAGTTTATAACTATAAAACAACCAGGTTAGTGAATGAAATTGACCATTTTGAAACGATTATTACGAATACTGAAAAAGAAGCCCTAATTTTAGAACATAATTTAATTAAACAATATAAACCAAAATATAATATCCTATTAAGTGATGATAAACACTATCCTTATATTGTAATTACAAAAGAACGTGACCCCCAATATTTGTATGTCCGCAATATTAGTAAAAAATATGCCTGTAGTTACGGGCCATTTCCGGAAGGGAGCCACGCGCGGGAAATCATCAAAATTTTAGAACGGTTATATCCCTTACGCCGATGCAAGGGCAACTTAGGAAAGCCATGCTTGTATTATCATATTAACCAGTGCTCGGGAGCCTGCTTTAAAAAAGTTCCCCGGGAATATTATGAAGAGATGATTCAGCATGTGGATGAGTTTTTTAAGGGTAATACAAGGCAAATTAAGGCCTTATTAACCAAAAAAATGCACCAAACAGCTAGTAACTTACAATTTGAAGAAGCTAACAAAATAAAACTGTTAATTCACCGCTTAGACTGAACAATTTCTGATCAAAATGTTGATTTTTTAAATAAAAGCCAAAATGTTGATATTGTTGGATTATTCCAAACACCTGAAATGTTAGTAATTACGGTTTTATTTTATCGTCTCGGGAAATTAAGTTATAAAGATAGTGATTATTTTATGTTGACCAAGGATGATGATCCTCAAGAAATCATACGTTTATATTTACAAAATATTTACCAAAAAAATATTTTACCAAAAAAGATTATCATTGACCCCAGGGTGGACTTAACGGAATTAGCATTGTTATATCCTAAGATTTTTAAACATCCAAAGAATACCAATGATCGTCATGTGATGAAGTTAGCAATTGCTAACAGTCAAGAAAGCTATTTACAATACCAAAAATATCACCATCACCGGGGCAGCAAAGAAGATTTGCTACTAGAATTAAAAAATTTATTAAAATTGCCCGAAATTCCGTATTTAATTGAAATGTTTGATATTGCAAATATTAATGATGAATTTGTAACCGGCGGAGTTATTACTTATAAAAATGGGTTACCCTCACGCAATGATTATCGTAAATATAACATTGAAATTTCTTACCAAGATGATTACCACCGGATTACTAATCTTGTTTTTCGTCGTTATCAACATGCGAAAGCAGAAAAACGGGCTTTACCTAATTTAATTATTATGGATGGGGGAATTCAACAAGTAAATGCTTGCTTAAAACAATTAGATATTTTGGATTTACAAATTCCCGTAATTGGTCTTGTTAAAAATGAACACCACCGTACGGACCATCTTTTAAATTTAGACAAAAAAGCTATCAATTTAGATAAATCTAGCAAACTTTTTCATTTTCTAACCAAAATGCAAGATGATGTTCATAATTTTACGATCCGTAATTTTAGAACCCGCCAAACCAAAGCATTAATTACTAGTGTTTTAGACCAAGTTCCCGGGCTCGGGCAAACAAAAATCTGCCAATTAAATCAGTCTTTTGGTTCGCTAAATGAAATTAAAGCCGCCACTGATGAACAATTATATAATATTTTAAAAAATAAAACAACGGTTGAAAATTTAAAAAAATTTTTGGCATCTTTTGATAAGTAA
- the rplT gene encoding 50S ribosomal protein L20, with translation MARVKGGPTTRQRRKKVIKQAKGYFGTKSTHFKKAKEQVMKSLAYAYRDRKQRKRDFRKLWIQRINASTREYDLSYSQFMNGLHKANIEVNRKMLSELAINNPTEFKVLVEESKKALKN, from the coding sequence ATGGCAAGAGTAAAAGGTGGACCAACGACAAGACAACGTCGTAAAAAAGTAATTAAACAAGCTAAAGGATATTTTGGAACAAAATCAACTCATTTTAAAAAAGCTAAAGAACAAGTAATGAAGTCGTTAGCTTATGCTTATCGTGATCGTAAACAACGAAAAAGAGATTTTCGAAAATTATGAATTCAAAGAATTAATGCGTCAACTCGTGAATATGATTTATCTTATTCACAATTTATGAATGGTTTACACAAAGCAAACATTGAAGTAAACCGTAAAATGTTATCAGAGTTAGCAATTAATAATCCCACTGAATTCAAAGTATTAGTTGAGGAATCAAAAAAAGCATTAAAAAATTAA
- the rpmI gene encoding 50S ribosomal protein L35, protein MPKMKTKRALAKRVKVTKSGKWKRANAYTSHLAQNKSTKQKRHLRKASLIDKTDQKRLKDLIQ, encoded by the coding sequence ATGCCAAAAATGAAAACAAAAAGAGCTTTAGCAAAACGTGTTAAAGTTACCAAATCAGGAAAATGAAAAAGAGCAAATGCATATACTTCACATTTAGCTCAGAATAAATCAACTAAACAAAAACGTCATTTACGAAAAGCAAGTTTAATTGACAAAACTGATCAAAAAAGATTGAAAGATTTAATTCAATAG